One window of the Solanum stenotomum isolate F172 chromosome 11, ASM1918654v1, whole genome shotgun sequence genome contains the following:
- the LOC125843911 gene encoding protein RSI-1, with amino-acid sequence MAKSGYNASFLLLLSMFLILLTFSNVVEGYNKLRPRDCKPKCTYRCSATSHKKPCMFFCQKCCATCLCVPKGVYGNKQSCPCYNNWKTQEGKPKCP; translated from the exons ATGGCAAAGAGTGGTTACAATGCTAGCTTCTTGTTGCTTCTCTCAATGTTCTTGATTTTGCTCACTTTCTCTAATGTGGTCGAG GGTTACAACAAGCTTCGCCCAAGAG atTGCAAGCCAAAATGTACTTATAGATGCTCAGCAACATCACACAAGAAGCCATGTATGTTCTTTTGTCAAAAATGTTGTGCAACATGTTTATGTGTTCCTAAAGGAGTTTATGGCAACAAACAATCATGTCCTTGTTACAACAATTGGAAGACTCAAGAAGGAAAACCTAAATGCCCTTAA